One segment of Purpureocillium takamizusanense chromosome 7, complete sequence DNA contains the following:
- a CDS encoding uncharacterized protein (EggNog:ENOG503P3D9): protein MPKKRQHFRSYKPSPAAPPSVSATADRPSKSVNELLANLRLASSSATPSAPCELPAAAPSVPPAIRELLRLPETPQPLPRRPVRQRFDGHGRRLPAGPAPPRSWLSRTRDEARVAQGSLQPLNRLGGQTTLPGVPAPDPGSLIDVVLRRLAVDWELHRIYNQYHLYFLPNHLKPSLIRYVGVFASLGVTLDDLKTILLPPVDVYEDGHFDRGSNAEITCLDLTRSIGRSIKIKEISDMLFPPAQAPTSDEPLDSWDAESLIPSSPPRALLPNLTHLSLALDPVDFGDVSWKQLVSFSAKLSAVTHLSLAFWPAPCLAPQSRFASVESPQGQRIPFGGTNYYSHSLDNDWTEALLVLRMLSKNLYKLEFLDLTGCASWFRALMLQEGHDFVDWAGSWGKLTTLRLFVGWTPAKDDMPSQQLAHGEALATARAVEKHIVAQRAGKGRFITVERDRSDV, encoded by the exons ATGCCCAAGAAAAGGCAGCACTTCAGATCCTACaagccctcgcccgcggcccctccgtcggtgtcggccacggccg ATCGGCCCTCCAAGAGCGTCAACGAGCTACTCGCCAACCTCCGActcgcctcctcgtctgcgACCCCCAGCGCGCCTTGTgagctccccgccgccgcccccagcgTGCCCCCGGCCATCAGGGAGCTCCTCAGACTTCCCGAAACCCCGCAACCCCTGCCCCGGCGACCCGTGAGGCAACGCTtcgatggccatggccgtcgccttccGGCCGGTCCCGCGCCCCCGCGCAGCTGGTTGTCGAGGAcacgcgacgaggcgcgggtcGCTCAAGGCTCCTTGCAACCCTTGAACCGACTTGGGGGCCAGACGACCCTCCCGGGTGTGCCGGCCCCGGACCCGGGGAGCCTTATCGATGTCGTGCTGAGGCGCCTGGCCGTGGACTGGGAGCTCCACCGCATCTACAACCAGTATCACCTGTATTTCCTGCCAAACCACCTCAAGCCCTCCCTCATTCGCTACGTTGGCGTCTTCGCCAGCCTCGGTGTCACGCTCGATGACCTCAAGACAATCTTGCTGCCCCCCGTCGACGTGTACGAGGACGGCCATTTTGACCGCGGCTCAAACGCGGAAATCACCTGCCTCGATCTGACTCGCTCCATCGGGCGCTCCATCAAAATCAAAGAGATCTCCGACATGCTGTTCCCGCCAGCTCAGGCACCGACCTCGGACGAGCCTCTGGACTCTTGGGACGCAGAGAGCCTGATCCCAAGCTCCCCTCCGCGTGCATTGTTGCCTAACCTGACCCATCTGTCGCTGGCCCTTGATCCTGTAGACTTTGGCGACGTGTCCTGGAAACAGCTCGTCTCATTCTCTGCGAAGCTATCCGCCGTCACCCATCTGAGCCTCGCCTTCTGGCCTGCGCCGTGCCTCGCACCCCAGTCACGCTTTGCTTCCGTTGAATCGCCCCAAGGCCAACGCATTCCCTTCGGTGGCACAAATTACTACTCGCACAGTCTAGACAACGACTGGACGGAGGCACTGTTGGTGCTCCGGATGTTGAGTAAGAATCTCTACAAGCTCGAGTTCCTGGACCTGACGGGCTGCGCCTCGTGGTTCAGGGCCCTCATGCTACAGGAGGGCCACGACTTCGTCGACTGGGCAGGCTCCTGGGGCAAGTTGACGACGCTGCGGCTGTTTGTGGGGTGGACGCCCGCCAAAGATGACATGCCGTCGCAGCAACTGGCCCATGGCGAAGCCCTGGCAACAGCCAGGGCAGTAGAGAAGCACATTGTCGCTCAGAGAGCGGGCAAAGGACGATTTATTACCGTGGAACGAGATAGATCTGATGTATAG
- a CDS encoding uncharacterized protein (EggNog:ENOG503Q3R6~COG:G) — translation MAHAQTHAHRTGVLPHLAGTREQYSTTTPSFRRGGSEILSRSPSFPGAPLRRHQLTTAPQGPLSDFVPSAARMDAGQYAARASSQQNQVPPLQPLQALGTLQYMDSSMGPIKLEINGAVDKGPFLSPDHEWTCYRRNYLACVCSFQLSPYYPTMAIQFTPSSGTGTNQPFPVYGFAMSISAVVAENEQQSIELVQHTPKRDKGPISKPSKVSMAPKTSSPTHPSLAGYGDVPTVPGTRGLYPDGFTNPQAAGQALPSEHTFERIQFKQATQNNGKRRAAQQYYQLIVELWADVGVHDPDQFVKVAYRKSAKMIVRGRSPGHYQNERRGSQGNGPGGSAGTLGSYAPLGHMADFNSSAMLGGAGTGGYATTYDKFDARGNVYGSRGQHEMSEDPMLTAPDDPKAMDGSKAAYQYYQGTAMYDGHHHQHQHHHHHHHHGHHTDRVDMFNHRAGAEAVMPTMGPDGKVKNEYELNMLPRPFGATPRTMADPRQHDQFDGKTPSTGGYYPSILSPPGINMTMS, via the coding sequence ATGGCACATGCCCAAACGCACGCACATCGCACCGGAGTACTTCCACATTTGGCGGGCACCCGCGAGCAAtactcgacgacgacgccgtcttTTCGACGTGGCGGCTCCGAGATTCTGTCTCGATCGCCTTCCTTccccggcgcgccgctccGGCGACATCAGTTGACGACGGCTCCGCAAGGCCCGCTCAGCGACTTCGTCCCCTCGGCAGCAAGAATGGACGCCGGGCAGTACGCCGCGCGGGCATCGAGTCAGCAAAACCAAGTACCACCGCTCCAACCCCTTCAAGCGCTCGGAACGCTGCAGTACATGGACTCATCCATGGGCCCGATCAAGCTGGAGATCAACGGTGCTGTCGACAAGGGCCCCTTCCTATCGCCAGACCACGAGTGGACGTGCTACCGACGAAACTACCTGGCATGCGTCTGTTCGTTTCAGCTTAGCCCCTACTATCCTACGATGGCGATTCAGTTCACACCGAGCTCGGGAACGGGCACTAACCAGCCGTTCCCCGTCTACGGTTTCGCGATGTCCATTTCGGCAGTTGTGGCGGAAAACGAGCAGCAGAGCATCGAGCTGGTTCAGCACACGCCCAAGAGAGACAAGGGCCCCATCAGCAAGCCGTCAAAGGTGTCCATGGCGCCCAAGACGAGTTCTCCAACGCACCCTTCGCTAGCCGGCTACGGGGACGTTCCCACGGTCCCCGGCACGAGGGGCTTGTATCCGGACGGATTCACCAATCCACAGGCTGCCGGACAAGCACTCCCCAGCGAGCACACGTTCGAACGAATCCAATTCAAGCAGGCAACACAGAACAATGGTAaacggcgggcagcgcagcagtACTACCAGCTGATTGTGGAGCTCTGGGCCGATGTTGGCGTCCACGACCCAGACCAGTTCGTCAAGGTGGCTTATCGCAAGTCGGCCAAGATGATTGTGCGAGGCCGTTCGCCGGGCCACTATCAAAACGAGAGACGAGGAAGCCAAGGCAACGGGCCTGGGGGCTCTGCCGGTACACTCGGCAGCTATGCACCGCTCGGCCACATGGCAGACTTCAACTCCAGCGCCATGCtcggcggggcgggcacAGGCGGCTATGCGACGACGTACGACAAGTTTGACGCCAGAGGGAACGTTTACGGAAGCAGGGGACAGCACGAAATGTCGGAGGACCCGATGCTGACCGCCCCTGACGACCCCAAAGCCATGGACGGCTCCAAGGCGGCCTATCAATATTACCAGGGGACGGCCATGTACGAtggtcaccaccaccaacatcaacatcaccaccatcatcaccatcacggCCATCATACGGACCGGGTCGACATGTTCAACCATAGggctggcgccgaggccgtcatgCCGACCATGGGGCCGGACGGCAAAGTCAAGAACGAGTACGAGCTTAACATGCTACCTCGGCCCTTTGGCGCCACGCCACGGACCATGGCGGACCCGCGTCAGCACGATCAGTTTGACGGCAAGACACCTTCGACGGGCGGCTACTACCCCTCCatcttgtcgccgcccggaATCAACATGACAATGTCTTGA
- a CDS encoding uncharacterized protein (TransMembrane:17 (o37-55i75-93o105-126i138-160o172-191i295-321o341-362i418-438o444-461i533-555o575-593i946-969o989-1012i1024-1044o1050-1066i1135-1156o1162-1185i)~EggNog:ENOG503NVC0~COG:Q) produces the protein MNASTPLCAPTADAAFGPAVGAPCRDGFDFTLVFEQSIFVLLPAALLLVAAPLRLSRLVKAPVYVGAPRLRVSKLTAAGLLAALQLALAGLWASAPPSAPRAVQAVSVAAACVSMASSLVSCLVSYFEHARSPRPSSLLNVFLLVSLLLDAALLRTLWLLSPRSVVGPAVRPVFTACFAVKAALLGLEAVGKARHLLPSSSSSSSSSNGGAAAAAVGLGPEQTAGIYARAVLAWVAPLLRTGFRRLLRPDDLFVLDEQMTAAHLSERFRSVWAARGPDAGSNASRKHRLVASCLLALRWPLAAVVAPRLVQLAFTICQPLVLNRLLLFLNDEAQPDRVGYGLIGAYGLVYVGIAVSQALYWHRNGRFVTMLRGVLVSAVFAKGTQVSVTAATDDAAAVTLMSSDVEVIVRAFKEINEFWANFIQIAIATWLLSNQIGYASAGPIIVSLVALLATVAVSPMAKKYRVRWLEKTQKRVGKYGQNQTYRNALTSSQGITSAMIGHIKGIKMLGLAQQLSTTIAALRVEEIKASRPFRVIGSITSAVAQVPLLLAPPVAFAMFQGVAAQTGEVLDATKLFSALSFIILLAQPLFWMFEVVLDLSAAFGAFERIQTFLIEQARAEHRDVGAAHMVGGMLRKQGSDQIEMQRLRGGTASIGLSSKNIQAAVSVHNASFGWAANKMVLNGLDFSLECGQFAIIVGPVASGKSTLLKGLLGEVPTTSGSIALPAGRLSWCDQTPWILNQTIRDNIIGYSPADDDLLYQEVIRACELEKDLTQLPHGDLTVVGSNGLALSGGQKQRVTLARAVYSRPQIALFDDIFSGLDGRTAGRIFANLFSRTGLLRKWGTTILLATQSVNFLESADLIISLSPEGRVSEQGTFGTLSVDSGYVASLLSTKPEPLAPSMSNNSDAAESTEPDEANKKTEYKTKAVSEQRDARRRLGDSTVYRYYFGSIGVTFLVVLVALEIGWAFLQSFPVVWLNFWVEAMAEGRTGYYLGIYAALQLIGVIWFAALIWFSQDIGMVDNNLPLALVVTLASFFVVLARAGLLAASSYYVAISFPFLGVLYFYLQRGYLRTSRQLRFLDLEQKAPLYTQFLETLAGLATLRAFGWSGAAVARNHALVDASQRPFYLLVMVQRWLVLVLDLVTAALALLVVGFAVRLRGSVSVGLTGVSLVQLISLSETLNMLIQFWTSIETSIGAVARIKQFAEDTPEESSPGENLEPPEAWPARGHVVISNLSASYETDADVQALSDVSLEILAGEKVAICGRTGSGKSSLLLVILRLLDPCHGSITIDSQPLARIPRDTVRTRLITVAQDQFVLPGTVRHNIDPLSKYSDDAISAALSAVALSHVVEERGGLDAPFGEDVFSHGQRQLFFVARAVLRKKVGRLVLLDEAMSRQAGIP, from the exons ATGAACGCATCGACACCACTCtgcgcgcccacggccgacgccgccttcggtcccgccgtcggcgccccCTGCCGCGACGGCTTCGACTTCACCCTCGTCTTCGAGCAGTCCATCTTTGttctcctccccgccgcgctgctcctcgtcgcggcgcctcTGCGCCTCAGCCGACTCGTCAAGGCGCCCGTCTATGTCggcgcgccgaggctgcGCGTCTCCAAGCTG ACAGCCGCTGGcctgctcgcggccctccagctcgccctcgcgggcCTGTGGGCGTCCGCCCCTCCGTCCGCGCCGCGtgccgtccaggccgtctccgtcgctgctgcatgtgtgtccatggcctcgagccTCGTGTCGTGTCTCGTGTCGTACTTTGAACACGCCCGCTccccgcggccgtcgtcgctcctgAATGTCTTCTTGCTCGTATCTCTGCTCCTAGACGCGGCCCTGCTCCGCACCCTGTGGCTGCTGTCCCCGcggtccgtcgtcggcccggCTGTCCGGCCCGTCTTCACCGCGTGTTTTGCGGtcaaggcggcgctgctcgggctcgaggccgtcggcaAGGCGCGCCACctgttgccgtcgtcgtcgtcgtcgtcgtcgtcgtccaatggcggtgccgccgccgccgccgtgggtcTCGGCCCCGAGCAGACGGCCGGCATCTACGCCCGGGCCGTTCTCGCCTGGGTCGCCCCACTTCTCCGAACCGGCTTCCGGCGCCTGCTCCGGCCCGACGACCTgttcgtcctcgacgagcaaATGACCGCCGCGCACCTCAGCGAGCGGTTCCGGAGcgtctgggcggcgcgcggacCCGACGCAGGCAGCAACGCTTCTCGCAagcaccgcctcgtcgcctcgtgtctgctcgccctgcgctggccgctggccgccgtcgtcgccccgcgCCTCGTGCAGCTCGCCTTCACGATATGCCAGCCGCTCGTCCTCAACCGGCTCCTGCTCttcctcaacgacgaggcgcagccAGACCGCGTCGGATACGGCCTGATCGGCGCCTACGGGCTCGTGtacgtcggcatcgccgtctcCCAGGCCCTGTACTGGCACCGCAACGGCCGCTTCGTCACCatgctgcgcggcgtcctcgtttccgccgtcttcgccaaGGGTACCCAGGTCAgcgtcacggcggcgacggatgacgcggcggcagtcACACTCATGTCATCAGAT GTCGAGGTGATTGTGCGCGCTTTCAAAGAGATCAACGAGTTTTGGGCCAATTTCATTCAAATTGCCATTGCAACCTGGCTACTGAGCAACCAGATCGGGTATGCCTCTGCAGGGCCCATCATCGTATCCTTGGTCGCTCTTTtggccaccgtcgccgtctcgcccatgGCCAAGAAGTATCGCGTCAGATGGCTCGAGAAAACACAAAAACGAGTGGGCAAGTACGGCCAGAACCAGACCTACCGCAATGCACTGACATCAAGCCAAGGAATCACATCCGCCATGATCGGGCACATCAAGGGCATCAAAATGCTgggcctcgcgcagcagctctccaccaccatcgccgccctgcgcgtgGAAGAAATCAAGGCCTCCAGGCCCTTCCGGGTCATTGGCAGCATCACTTCCGCAGTGGCCCAGGtcccgctgctcctcgcgccgccggtcgCCTTTGCCATGTTTCaaggcgtcgcggcgcagacgggcgaggtgctGGACGCCACCAAGCTCTTCTCTGCGCTGTCCTTCATCATCCTGCTGGCGCAACCGCTCTTCTGGATGTTCGAGGTCGTGCTTGACCTGAGCGCGGCTTTTGGTGCCTTTGAGCGAATACAAACGTTTCTCATCGAGCAGGCGCGTGCAGAGCATCGAGAtgttggcgcggcgcacaTGGTGGGTGGGATGCTGCGAAAGCAAGGAAGCGACCAAATCGAGATGCAacggctgcgcggcggcacagCATCCATCGGGCTGTCGTCCAAGAATATTCAAGCTGCCGTGTCAGTTCACAACGCGAGCTTTGGCTGGGCCGCCAACAAGATGGTCCTCAATGGCCTCGACTTCAGCCTAGAGTGTGGACAGTTTGCTATAATTGTCGGGCCGGTCGCGTCTGGCAAGTCAACGCTTCTCAAGGGTCTTCTAGGGGAGGTGCCTACTACCAGTGGGAGCATCGCATTGCCTGCAGGCAGACTTTCGTGGTGCGATCAAACCCCCTGGATCCTG AACCAGACCATCCGTGACAACATCATAGGCTACTCCCctgccgatgacgacctcCTGTACCAGGAGGTAATCAGAGCCTGCGAACTAGAGAAGGATCTGACCCAGCTCCCGCACGGCGACCTGACTGTGGTCGGAAGCAACGGCCTCGCACTGAGCGGTGGCCAGAAGCAGCGAGTG ACGCTTGCCAGGGCAGTATATTCGAGACCACAGATTGCCTTGTTCGACGACATCTTCAGCGGTCTCGACGGCCGCACGGCGGGGAGAATCTTCGCCAACTTGTTCAGTCGGACTGGCCTACTGAGGAAATGGGGCACGACGATTTTGCTTGCAACTCAATCAG TAAACTTCTTGGAGTCTGCTGACTTGATCATCTCCTTGTCTCCAGAGGGCCGAGTCTCCGAGCAGGGGACATTCGGCACCCTCAGCGTCGACAGCGGCTACGTCGCGAGCCTGCTCTCGACGAAGCCTGAGCCCCTCGCGCCCAGCATGTCCAACAACTCTGACGCTGCTGAAAGCACGGAGCCCGACGAAGCTAATAAAAAGACGGAGTACAAAACTAAGGCAGTCTCCGAACAGAGAGACGCGCGGAGACGGCTTGGCGATTCGACCGTGTACCGCTACTACTTTGGCAGCATAGGCGTCACGTTCCTCGTCGTTCTTGTCGCCCTCGAAATTGGCTGGGCCTTTCTCCAGAGCTTCCCTG TTGTGTGGCTCAACTTCTGGGTCGAGGCCATGGCAGAGGGTCGGACGGGCTACTACCTCGGCATATacgccgcgctgcagctcatTGGCGTGATCTGGTTTGCGGCACTCATCTG GTTTTCGCAAGACATCGGCATGGTAGACAACAACCTCCCTCTGGCCCTCGTAGTAACCCTCGCAA GCTTCTTCGTGGTCCTCGCCAgggccggcctcctcgccgcctcgtcctaCTACGTCGCCATCAGCTTccccttcctcggcgtcctctACTTCTACCTGCAGCGCGGCTACCTGCGCACCTCGCGGCAGCTGCGCTTCCTGGACCTCGAGCAAAAGGCCCCGCTGTACACGCAGTTCCTCGAGAccctcgccgggctcgccACGCTGCGCGCCTTCGGCTGGtccggtgccgccgtcgcgcgcaaccacgccctcgtcgacgcctcgcaGCGGCCCTTTTACCTCCTCGTCATGGTGCAGCGTtggctcgtcctcgtgctcgacctcgtcaccgccgcgctcgcgctcctcgtcgtgggcTTCGCCGTGCGCCTGCGCGGATCCGTCTCCGTGGGGCTGACGGGCGTGTCGCTCGTCCAGCTCATCTCCCTCAGCGAGACGCTCAACATGCTCATCCAGTTCTGGACCTCCATAGAGACCTCCATCGGTGCGGTGGCCCGCATCAAGCAGTTCGCCGAGGACACGCCCGAGGAGAGCTCTCCGGGGGAGAACCTCGAGCCCCCCGAGGCGTGGCCGGCAAGGGGCCATGTCGTCATTTCCAATCTCTCAGCTTCGTACGAGACTGATGCCGATGTACAGGCGTTGAGTGATGTCAGTCTAGAGATTCTCGCCGGCGAAAAGGTAGCCATCTGTGGACGAACAGGGAG CGGCAAGTCCTCACTCCTACTCGTcatcctccgcctccttgaCCCCTGCCACGGGAGCATCACCATCGACTCCCAGCCGCTGGCCCGCATCCCGCGCGACACGGTCCGCACGCGCCTCATCACCGTCGCCCAGGACCAGTTCGTCCTCCCCGGCACTGTGCGGCACAACATCGACCCCCTCAGCAAGtacagcgacgacgccatctcggccgccctctccgccgtggcgctctcgcacgtcgtcgaggagcgcggcgggctcgacgcgccctttggcgaggacgtcTTCAGCCATGGGCAGAGGCAGCTTTTCTTCGTGGCGCGCGCTGTGCTGAGGAAGAAGGTGGGCAGGCTGGTCttgctggacgaggcgatgagcaggcaggccgggATTCCATGA